TGTACCAGTTCTTTTTTTGACAACTGGTTTAACTGCTCTTGATTGTTCAACTCTGGTTTTTGGCTCATCCTATCGTTACATTACCCAGTTTTCTTCTCGGTTGCAACTATTTATCTCTTTTTGATACCTGAATACTTACCTTTTGAGGAACGGGAACGTCAGAAGAAAAGGACGAACAGTAAGCAAAAATATAGGACAATTAAACGTCAAGTTCGCGATCCCAAGACAAATAAAACTAAACTCACTACCTTCTATGTCTATACAGATATTGTGCCTCAAGGAGAGTTAGTGCGAAGCTTTGAGCCAGCCAATAGCAACAATCTGGTTTGGACAAAACTCTGGCAAGAAGTAACCTGGGCGATTTTACGTCCTCGCGACAAACAAAGACTGCCATTTAAAGCAATGGTCAACGATACAGAGCCTTCAGAGATTACAAAAATCTGGAAGATTTTACAAGATAAACCTAATTCAAAAGCATCATTATCTAGCACCTATATGTTAGGAGCGCAAGCTAAAAACAATGAAGGTGTGCCGTTTACTGATGTAGCAAAGAATAAATTTTTACTAAACTTCTGGAGTTACGTTACTCGGATTTACCTACCTCTAAAAATAAATGCCAAAGGCAAGCCGAAATTACCTAGCTATGCGATCGCAATCCCGGATGTTCTCAATCTAACTGCTTTCTGTCAACATTTTTCGTCTATCTTACGGCAACGAGACACTAAAGAACTTTGGGAAAAACCCCGTAGCGCGATCGTTCGTAACTTAGAAGAAGCGAGATTGGATTTTTTGGGTTCAATTTACACTTATATATCTCAACTAAAGCCAGAATTGAATATAGACGAACTACTATTTGGCGTAGATGTTTTTCATATAATAAGACTACGAGATAAACCCCAAAGCGAACCTCAAATATTAAGTATTCAACGTTATCCACCCAATAGAAAAGCGATCGCCGAATTTACTCAACTACAACACAAGCTGTTTAACCCCTTATTTCGATTACAATACTGGCAAAATTTAATTCGCGATCGACCCACAATTGAAGGTTTTTATACTCTGCTACGAGACTTACCTGCTGCCGAAACTGTTAAAAATAATTCGTTCTGTCGAGATTTCCGAACTGTATTTAATCCCTCAAATAACCCTATGGAACAAGAAGGAATTGATAATACAAGGTATAAAAATACAATAGAGCCTAGTAAAACCAGTCAGCAAACTGAAACCAAAGAAACTTCTTTAGAAAGTTTGTTACTCCGCCTTTTAAAAACCTACACTCGACACCAACTCGAAAGTCAATTCAAGCTGAAGTGGGACGAGAATTGGGAAAAGCAAAAAAAAAGAAGAATTAAAGCAGAACAAAGCTTATCAAAATTACAAGGAGAAGCGAAAGCAGATAGTAGTAGATCTCCATCATGATTTTCGTCGCCCCCGTCAAACTCATGAATTTTTAGCTTATTTTGCTGCGAAGTTTACCGATGTCTATCAATACATAACTACTGAAGAGTATTTATTACTTGCCCAACTAATACAAACCCAACCAGAGCAAATTCGAGTCCTGTGTTTATTAGCATTACCAGTACTTTAAATTATTTATAGTTTTCACAATAGTATGACAGAAAGCATTTCAACAAGCGATTCCAATAAAGTCGATAGATTAAATCTTTTTGCGACGATTTTGACCTATGCTGCACCTAGCGCAAATCACCACAACAAAGGAGATGATACCAACAAGACACTTCAGAGTATTTCCAAGCAGGGTCGAGATTATGCAACTATCAGTCCCTATGCCATTCGGGATGCTCTAAGACGTATTTCGATTGAAGAAGGATTGCCTTGTAATCGTACACGAGCCAAAACGGCTGGCGCACCAAGGGTAGAATATCAAGCCTTTCCTAATGCTGAGCTATATGCCGATGACTTTTTATTTGGTTTTTGTGTGACCGATAAGGATGCGATCCCAAAGTATCGCGATCTACCACCTAAAAGAAATAGTATTTTCAGGAACAACATGGCAGTTGGTCTATCTTCCAACATTAATGTTCACCTACAGATAGCTCCTAGAAACACAGACAGTAGCCCTTGGAATAACATTAGTGAAACAACGCCTATTTATAGACAAGTAAGTTACACCGCCTATCAATATCCATTTGCCCTATCACGATCTGACTGTATCTCCAAAGCCAACTGGACGAAAGTTTTAATTCAAGCGATTGGAGAACTGAGCGAAGTAGGGGGTGGTAAAGGTATTAGCTACATTCAAATGTCTCCCAGAAGCATTCTTGCTCGTCTCACCTCATGTCGAGTTCCAGGCTACGATACCTATGGATACAATGAGGACGGGGAATTTACAGAACTAAATCGACTTATTGATAACGAGCTACCAGGACAGGAATTTTGGCTGGGAGGAGAAATTGTTCGTCAAATGCCTGAAGAAATTAAGCAACAATTAAAAACTAATAAAGTCCACTTACACAATAATCCTCAGACTCTCTTAGACAAAGTATCCGAACAGTTATTGAAGGAGGATAATAAGTAGTGGAGACACTCTGGCTACACGTTCGCGCTCCATTTGCGAGCTTTTCTTGTCTGAGAGCGGGAACTTATCGGGATACAATGCCTATAATGCCTCCTTCTGCTGCTTATGGATTAATTCTCAACCTAGCTGGAATTGAAATGCGGGGAAGCCTCAAGGAGACTATCACGCCAATTCGCTCTAATTTGCCTGCTCTAAAATTAGCTTTTGGGAGAGTAGCAGGAAGTAATAGTGAAATAAGCGTTCTACTCCAAAATATGCACAATTACCCAATTGGTAAGACTGGCAAGGAGCACAAGACAAAAACTCATGGAAACAAATATTGGATTGAACTTACCTATCGCGAAATCATAGTTAACTTAGATATTATCCTCGGAGTACAAGCGGATTCAGAATTAATTACCCGCATCCGTGAAGAATTAGATGGTAAAAGCGATCGCCCTTGTTATGGTTTTCCCTTTGCAGGAGATAACAATTTTTTATTCGATCGCATCGACTTTTTAGACAAACCTCTCCCAACTCATTGGTTTTTATCAGTCAATTCCAATCTAGAATTAGAATCAGGTGCTGTAAGCCTGACAGTTAAAATAGATCGCCAGAATCCCAGTCAAACTAAAAGTCTCCTGTTTTCTGCCACTAAAAATGCTATGAGTTTCCTACCAGATAGTGAATGGCTATCGATGTTTGACAAAGAAGATAGTTAAAGATAGCCAGAGTCAATAGTTTTTTTACAAGGATCTATGATTGTTTCAAGGTAAAAATAGAAGAAAGAGCCTCGAACCTCTTCCCTGTAAAAGTTACATCAAAATATGTATGTGCCGAGATGCTTGTATTTTCTCAAAAGCTTGTAAGTAAACCGTTTTCAGTTGCGATTTACAAAATTATTATTTAACTATCTCAAAATAAGTGTGCTACGATTATGGTGCTTGCAAAATTGTCTACAAACTCATACTAATTGGGTTTTTCAGACTATGCTCTGCAAGCACCTTAGATGCCATAAGGCGTTAAGCAGTAACATCGAGTTTAATAATGATTTCCTACCTTACCTGCAAGCACCTTAGATGCCATAAGGCGTTAAGCAGACCAATAGCGTTAATCCCCCTTTGACAGAACAAGAAAGAA
This sequence is a window from Coleofasciculaceae cyanobacterium. Protein-coding genes within it:
- a CDS encoding CRISPR-associated protein Cas5 translates to METLWLHVRAPFASFSCLRAGTYRDTMPIMPPSAAYGLILNLAGIEMRGSLKETITPIRSNLPALKLAFGRVAGSNSEISVLLQNMHNYPIGKTGKEHKTKTHGNKYWIELTYREIIVNLDIILGVQADSELITRIREELDGKSDRPCYGFPFAGDNNFLFDRIDFLDKPLPTHWFLSVNSNLELESGAVSLTVKIDRQNPSQTKSLLFSATKNAMSFLPDSEWLSMFDKEDS
- the cmx8 gene encoding type I-MYXAN CRISPR-associated protein Cmx8; this translates as MIPEYLPFEERERQKKRTNSKQKYRTIKRQVRDPKTNKTKLTTFYVYTDIVPQGELVRSFEPANSNNLVWTKLWQEVTWAILRPRDKQRLPFKAMVNDTEPSEITKIWKILQDKPNSKASLSSTYMLGAQAKNNEGVPFTDVAKNKFLLNFWSYVTRIYLPLKINAKGKPKLPSYAIAIPDVLNLTAFCQHFSSILRQRDTKELWEKPRSAIVRNLEEARLDFLGSIYTYISQLKPELNIDELLFGVDVFHIIRLRDKPQSEPQILSIQRYPPNRKAIAEFTQLQHKLFNPLFRLQYWQNLIRDRPTIEGFYTLLRDLPAAETVKNNSFCRDFRTVFNPSNNPMEQEGIDNTRYKNTIEPSKTSQQTETKETSLESLLLRLLKTYTRHQLESQFKLKWDENWEKQKKRRIKAEQSLSKLQGEAKADSSRSPS